The genomic DNA CAGCCAAATGCACAGATGTATTACTGTCCTACTGCGATGACATGGCCTACACTCAGACCATGTTCCCGAACATCCTCGGCCACAAGAACCGCGAAGATGCTGAGGCCGGCGCCGAGTACCTCCTAATGAGCGTGGTCGAATCACTGCTCGGGGGAGAGTGCAACCCTGAAATCCGCATGCTGGGCTGCTCTGTGTTGGCCCCGCGCTGTGAGAAGGAGAAAGTGCTGAAGCCCTGTCGCACCACCTGTGAGACGGTGCATAAAAGATGCAGCCACTTCTTTGAGGACATAGAGATGGCTTGGCCCTACTTCCTGGACTGCGATCGCTTCTTTGTCAGTGACCAAGAGGGATGTTATGACCCGCTGGAGGGCCTCAGAGGTGAGAACAAAGTACAATATTACTGGGATTGTGACCATAGTGACCGGACTTTAGCTTTGGCTATGACTAATTATATCCTTGTTAATAATCAggtgttttcctttttgttttcatctgcAAGAGAAACACAAGTATAGTCCTTTTGAGTTTCAATAGAGCCGGCATCTGGTTCGCACACATGCTCATGCGGCTCACCTCAAAATAAAGTTCAACTTCAACGCCTTATTTCCCCACATAAACTCTACTTACACTGGGTCCTGTGGCTAttgtcatgtgtttttattagcAGCCGATCCATATAAACAGCGCCTTAATGCACCACAGGGAGGCAAACATCGTCTTAACTGTTGTAAATTCTCAAAGTCAAAAACATGTTTCTAAAGATAAAAAAGAATACTCTGCTGCAACTAATAGCAGAAAGCATGTGTGAGCCATATGAGAGCATTACAGCCGGAACCTAGGCAGGACAGAAGGAACTGATTTGAGCATTTAGTCTAACATTTTAGCATTTGTGTATGGTAAACTGCGTACATGGTAAGAGTCTTAAAGTCAACCAATGAAATTAACTACTCTGTCTTAACATGGACTACTATATGAAAGTGTCTTACTTTTTACTGTAGTGGAAAActttttttcagtcatttagaATTTAGTTCAGATGTCTGGCAGCAGGTTGGACCTGTGTAATTATTCCCATATTCACATTAATTTTAAACTGATGTGACTTTAAGCTCTTCACACAGTAATCTTGTACAGTGTGTACGTATGTAGCAAAAGGCATGTTAgtgaaaagtgtgtgttttataataTTTAGCCTCACTTTATGgaaatgtatgtgtgttatcCCTTAGATTCAATGTGTCTAGATCATCTATAAGATGAAGAAGATTGAACCTTTTTTACACTGTACAAATCATGCATTTAAACCAGTAGTAGTGACAGTTTTGACAGATAGTCTTCTACATCACTTGAATCTGGCAGCACGAAGGTTTAATGTGTTTCATGTGGTTTTGGAGCTATTATTGGTTTCTGCTAAGTGTGAATACAAAAATAAGGCCAGACATCACCCTGTTTGCCAGTTTAACGTGTTTGCTAAAATAAGCATAATCGGCATTTGGTCATATATCGACTTTCCACACTCTCTGTTTAGTTTCTGCTGTAAATACCAGACTCTTCAAGCACTCTATTTATAGCCTGGCAGCCGTACAAGAatgtaaacagcatttttgtTTGATAGATCTAAAATGGGGCCAGTCACTATTAGATCTAAAAGCACATTGATCAAACTGACAAGACTATGCTATGGTTTTCTGTACAGCAGAGCAGGTTGTAGAGGCTGTTGACAGCATGGAAATTCCTCCTCCTGAGGAGCCCGCCACCACGATACAGTTCACCTATCACTCCAACGCTCAGATGATCAGTATCTTGAAGAAAACTGAGGAACAATGCTCAGACATAGCCAAAACCTACAGCATCGGCCGCAGCATGGAGGGCAGGGAGCTGCTCGTGATTGAGTTCTCAAACAACCCCGGCCAACATGAACTGCGTAAGTAAAGCTCGTCAAAGTCTGTAGATAGTCTGCATTCTTTTTCATTATCAAGGAAGTTAGACCAGTTACTGTAAATGTGACCCTGTGTAGTCGAGCCAGAGATAAAGTACATCGGCAACATGCATGGAAATGAAATCCTGGGCCGCCAGCTGCTGATCTACTTGGCTCAGTACCTGTGCTCAGAGTATCTGCTGGGGAACGAGCGCATCCAGACCCTCATCAACACCACCCGCATCCATATTCTGCCCTCCATGAACCCTGATGGTTACGAGATGGCTGTTTCTGGACTCCAGGACAATAACTACAGTGATGATGAGCAGGCGGTCAGTTCTCCATGGTTACATACATTTATTGCTGTTCAGTTTGagccattttgttttgtgaCACATTTGGAAAACCAACCAAACATTTTAACAATCTACACATCCCTCTTAAATGTTACAGTTAAACAACATGCAAAACAGACCTGAGCTTGTAAGACATTGAAATACCTTGTAGCTTGAGTGCAGAGCATTTTCAAAACAGGAAGCGTGcctttacacacatttacagaacACTTTGCTTCGTTATAGCATCTGTCTACCCTGGTGCTTGAATGGTTAGTCAATAAATCAGTCATTCCACAGAATATTCATCGACAGTCaaagcaaaaatgcaaaacatctgtttcctgtttctttATTGTGAGGtcaatttaacattttggggttctggactgttggttggacaaaaaaaacaagcaattttaactttaatttttatttcacattggGTTCTTCGGCTTGCGATGAATATTTTCTGTGAGTTATCGTCAAAACAATCCATTAATTGAAAAGAAGAATTGACAGATTAaccgataatgaaaataacgcCTCGTACTGTATGCACAATAGATTAAGATCTTACATTTAGGACAAATAAAGCATAATAGAGCAACAACATCCATATAACATTTCCAAACTCTGCAGAagtcaaataataaaaatacacacaaaaaaaaatcaggtcAATAAGTAGAAAGGACCACTAtctgtaatgtaatgaatgcatatatttttctttcattcgCACTATCCAAAGAACGAGAAGAATAAAATAGATGGGCATAATAACACAACAAGCATACAAAGAACATGCCTGTTTGTgtaaaaaacatataaaagtgATTGGATAATTTACCTAGCATtttatgcatatacagtatttatggaACTGTTGTGATTCTTGTCCAGATAGATAATTGTCTTGTAGCCTGAAGTGTCATGAATAAAAATACCAGCAGTAAGCGAGGCAGTGTGTGGGAGTTGCAACTGCAAAAATTCCTGCAATTACTGTATGCATCCTACTGTTGAAATACAAAATCCAGATATTCACTTCATCATTAACACAATCATCAGTACTTGAATGAATAATATTCATcattgtctaattttctgaaacACAAATTTGTGACTACCACAGAGATACGATTCTTCTCACATCGGCCGGAACAATGCTCAGAACATCGACCTGAACAGAAACTTCCCGGATTTGACATCCGTTGTTTACAGTCGACGCAAACAGAAGGGCTACCGCACTGACCACGTCCCAATCCCAGACTATTACTGGTTTGGTAAGGTACAGTATGAATCCTTTCCCATATATGTCATGTCAGTGAATGAGGTTTTAGACCTAATGGGTGACATTGCAGAGGAACGGCTCTACCACTTTCAATCAAATAAATCTGATTTGTTTCATTTCTTGGTCCGAATAAGTCTTAATGCTGCAATCCAGGTTGCACCAGAGACTTACGGTGTCATGAAATGGATCCGCTCCATCCCGTTCGTGCTCTCCGCTAACTTCCATGGTGGCGACCTGGTGGTGTCCTACCCCTACGATCTGTCCAAACACCCGCTGGAGCGCAACATGTTCTCCCCAACACCGGACGACAAGGTGAACGGGTTCCTTGAAAAACATCACAGTCAAAGTGCATTAAATCCAccaaataagaaaaacatgacATGTCTTTATCTTTAATGAATACTGGCTGATAAAAAATACTATGAAAGTGAATATGGCTCTTTGACATGCATGcaaataatacatatttattttcccTGCGGCCTCAATTTTTGACATATTTCAAAACTTAATGTTTATTATTGTTTGACCTGCTCATTGTCTGTAATGAACTtaaagaagagaaaaataacCCTCAGACTTTTCTTCCATAGGTATTTAAGCTTCTTGCAAGAACATATGCAAATGCCCATGAGACCATGTCCAATGAAAATGCCCAGTGTGGATCGTCTCGTGGTATCAGTCACAAAGGAACCATTAATGGAGCTCAGTGGTCCAGCATGGCCGGTGGTGAGTTGAAAAAGTGAACATCATTCCTCAGTAACAGTGTCCCAGTGGTAATGTCCAactctgaaataaaaacaaatgttagaTGGAGCCACTAGAGGTCGCTGTCAGACCGCTTATGATAGAAAATCAGGTAAGCTGAGAGGTGTAGGGGAAAGGTCAGCACGGTTTCTCATGGATTTCTGGGtaaaacagttttgtttttgtctctggtCAGGCATGCAAGACTTCAACTATCTTCACACTAACTGTTTTGAGGTGACTGTGGAGCTGGGTTGTGATAAATCCCCCCCTGAAGAGGAACTGTTTCTCAGCTGGCATGAAAACCAGGAGGCCTTAATCACATTTATGGAAGCGGTAAGAACATGATTATGGTTATGTTTGCTGGTTTCTTATTTTTGTTGATATCGCAGTGTTTGGCCTAaggatgcaccgatccaatcCCCAATTTCAAAACACATCACTTAACTACTAACTATTACTTAACTACAGTGTAAGCGGAGGCTATGAGTTGCTATTTATGTAGTGACATTAGCTCCCAGTGGTACGTCTGCTGTGAGAATGCAGTTTGAATTACAGAATAATAACTGCTGGCAAATATAGCTAAACAGGCAGTATTGTGAACAAGGGGTTCAGTGGAGAGTGATGTTTATAAGGTCAATATTGACGCTGACACCAATccgtatcagatcggtgcatccctaaattTGGCTGCATGGAGATGTACAAAACAATGAGTGGATGATGACTGATCCGCTGTCATTATTTAAGTAAACTTGCATTTAAAGTTAAGTGTGGCTTGTCATATGTCGTTCCTCAGGCCCATCTAGGTATCAAAGGAGTTGTAAAAGACGAGGAGGGAAATGCAGTCAAAGGTGCACGAATATCAGTCAGACGAATACAACATGATGTGACCACAGGTAAAAAATCTTAGTAGCACCGTTTTCCACAGATGAATTAGCCAAAGCTATGACATTAGATTTGTTTCCTTGTCCATTTTCCAAATTTTTGGCCAATGTGACACATTTTGTCTTTGCGACAGTGTATTGTTGTACCAGTTTCTGACTGGAAAATATGTATTCATCGTCAAAATCACTATCACAATTAAAAGCGCCGATTTTTCTAAAGGCTTCAATATATCCGACTGGAAGTACCTGAAGACCAAACAAATGTGGATGCCTCACTTCAACCATAGTCATTTAACATCATTAAACCAACATTTAATGAATATAGTGTTATATTTTCAATGCACAGTATTTTGAATCCACAACTCTGTAATCATACAGATGATTTGAGTTGTCCAATGACATGAACACTTGCAAGTTGTAATCTTCCCCATCTCTACCATctattcttttttaaacaaattctgCATTCGATCCTCCCTGCCTACTATACACTCAAATTCCACGTCCCCAGTTTGTAGCACAGACTTTCGCCCTGATGAGTATAATGTAACACTTGTGGAGTTCTCTTACAGAAAAACACAGTCCTACTCAAATATAAGCATGTAAATTATGAGTCCAAACACTCAGCCTCCTTCTCCCTGCCCAGCTGAAAACGGAGAGTACTGGCGCCTCCTCACCCCTGGCATCTATGTCGTGAGCGCCTCGGCCCCGGGCTACGCCAGAGCTATGAAGAAAGTACACCTGCCTCCTCGCATGCACACAGCAGGCCGGGTGGACTTTGTGTTGCAGAAAGCTGCGCCAGAGCCTGACCTGCGAGAGGAGGATGACACCATCCAGTCTATGGGCACCTATGACCGCTTTGACCCTTATAATCAGTATGAGCGCTACATCCTGGTGGCCAATTTGAGCCACAACCGCGAAGAGAGGGTAGAGAAGCCCTGGTGGTGGAACTACTTTGTCCTGCCGGGAGGCCCCGCACCAACCTGGCTGCTCAAACACAATTAGAGCTTCCGTGGGAAAAGTGAAAGAATAGTATATCTTGCTACAgtatacgcacacacactgagctaTTGTGTAAAGAATGTGCTGCTTTTTA from Sander vitreus isolate 19-12246 chromosome 19, sanVit1, whole genome shotgun sequence includes the following:
- the LOC144534108 gene encoding carboxypeptidase Z-like isoform X1, with the protein product MCEVPHRKYKPRKMSIMLLILLQLSVLVSCAPPQCDPGFRGLCKPKVEEKPKCTDVLLSYCDDMAYTQTMFPNILGHKNREDAEAGAEYLLMSVVESLLGGECNPEIRMLGCSVLAPRCEKEKVLKPCRTTCETVHKRCSHFFEDIEMAWPYFLDCDRFFVSDQEGCYDPLEGLRAEQVVEAVDSMEIPPPEEPATTIQFTYHSNAQMISILKKTEEQCSDIAKTYSIGRSMEGRELLVIEFSNNPGQHELLEPEIKYIGNMHGNEILGRQLLIYLAQYLCSEYLLGNERIQTLINTTRIHILPSMNPDGYEMAVSGLQDNNYSDDEQARYDSSHIGRNNAQNIDLNRNFPDLTSVVYSRRKQKGYRTDHVPIPDYYWFGKVAPETYGVMKWIRSIPFVLSANFHGGDLVVSYPYDLSKHPLERNMFSPTPDDKVFKLLARTYANAHETMSNENAQCGSSRGISHKGTINGAQWSSMAGGMQDFNYLHTNCFEVTVELGCDKSPPEEELFLSWHENQEALITFMEAAHLGIKGVVKDEEGNAVKGARISVRRIQHDVTTAENGEYWRLLTPGIYVVSASAPGYARAMKKVHLPPRMHTAGRVDFVLQKAAPEPDLREEDDTIQSMGTYDRFDPYNQYERYILVANLSHNREERVEKPWWWNYFVLPGGPAPTWLLKHN
- the LOC144534108 gene encoding carboxypeptidase Z-like isoform X2, which codes for MCEVPHRKYKPRKMSIMLLILLQLSVLVSCAPPQCDPGFRGLCKPKVEEKPKCTDVLLSYCDDMAYTQTMFPNILGHKNREDAEAGAEYLLMSVVESLLGGECNPEIRMLGCSVLAPRCEKEKVLKPCRTTCETVHKRCSHFFEDIEMAWPYFLDCDRFFVSDQEGCYDPLEGLREQVVEAVDSMEIPPPEEPATTIQFTYHSNAQMISILKKTEEQCSDIAKTYSIGRSMEGRELLVIEFSNNPGQHELLEPEIKYIGNMHGNEILGRQLLIYLAQYLCSEYLLGNERIQTLINTTRIHILPSMNPDGYEMAVSGLQDNNYSDDEQARYDSSHIGRNNAQNIDLNRNFPDLTSVVYSRRKQKGYRTDHVPIPDYYWFGKVAPETYGVMKWIRSIPFVLSANFHGGDLVVSYPYDLSKHPLERNMFSPTPDDKVFKLLARTYANAHETMSNENAQCGSSRGISHKGTINGAQWSSMAGGMQDFNYLHTNCFEVTVELGCDKSPPEEELFLSWHENQEALITFMEAAHLGIKGVVKDEEGNAVKGARISVRRIQHDVTTAENGEYWRLLTPGIYVVSASAPGYARAMKKVHLPPRMHTAGRVDFVLQKAAPEPDLREEDDTIQSMGTYDRFDPYNQYERYILVANLSHNREERVEKPWWWNYFVLPGGPAPTWLLKHN
- the LOC144534108 gene encoding carboxypeptidase Z-like isoform X4, with translation MAYTQTMFPNILGHKNREDAEAGAEYLLMSVVESLLGGECNPEIRMLGCSVLAPRCEKEKVLKPCRTTCETVHKRCSHFFEDIEMAWPYFLDCDRFFVSDQEGCYDPLEGLRAEQVVEAVDSMEIPPPEEPATTIQFTYHSNAQMISILKKTEEQCSDIAKTYSIGRSMEGRELLVIEFSNNPGQHELLEPEIKYIGNMHGNEILGRQLLIYLAQYLCSEYLLGNERIQTLINTTRIHILPSMNPDGYEMAVSGLQDNNYSDDEQARYDSSHIGRNNAQNIDLNRNFPDLTSVVYSRRKQKGYRTDHVPIPDYYWFGKVAPETYGVMKWIRSIPFVLSANFHGGDLVVSYPYDLSKHPLERNMFSPTPDDKVFKLLARTYANAHETMSNENAQCGSSRGISHKGTINGAQWSSMAGGMQDFNYLHTNCFEVTVELGCDKSPPEEELFLSWHENQEALITFMEAAHLGIKGVVKDEEGNAVKGARISVRRIQHDVTTAENGEYWRLLTPGIYVVSASAPGYARAMKKVHLPPRMHTAGRVDFVLQKAAPEPDLREEDDTIQSMGTYDRFDPYNQYERYILVANLSHNREERVEKPWWWNYFVLPGGPAPTWLLKHN
- the LOC144534108 gene encoding carboxypeptidase Z-like isoform X3, with amino-acid sequence MTKHDSRSDTPIKPGLCKPKVEEKPKCTDVLLSYCDDMAYTQTMFPNILGHKNREDAEAGAEYLLMSVVESLLGGECNPEIRMLGCSVLAPRCEKEKVLKPCRTTCETVHKRCSHFFEDIEMAWPYFLDCDRFFVSDQEGCYDPLEGLRAEQVVEAVDSMEIPPPEEPATTIQFTYHSNAQMISILKKTEEQCSDIAKTYSIGRSMEGRELLVIEFSNNPGQHELLEPEIKYIGNMHGNEILGRQLLIYLAQYLCSEYLLGNERIQTLINTTRIHILPSMNPDGYEMAVSGLQDNNYSDDEQARYDSSHIGRNNAQNIDLNRNFPDLTSVVYSRRKQKGYRTDHVPIPDYYWFGKVAPETYGVMKWIRSIPFVLSANFHGGDLVVSYPYDLSKHPLERNMFSPTPDDKVFKLLARTYANAHETMSNENAQCGSSRGISHKGTINGAQWSSMAGGMQDFNYLHTNCFEVTVELGCDKSPPEEELFLSWHENQEALITFMEAAHLGIKGVVKDEEGNAVKGARISVRRIQHDVTTAENGEYWRLLTPGIYVVSASAPGYARAMKKVHLPPRMHTAGRVDFVLQKAAPEPDLREEDDTIQSMGTYDRFDPYNQYERYILVANLSHNREERVEKPWWWNYFVLPGGPAPTWLLKHN